The following proteins are co-located in the Longimicrobium sp. genome:
- a CDS encoding DUF262 domain-containing protein: protein MSINQEAAGIDVISAVDQRIEVVRTQSLDLSFNELLDMYANDELIISPDYQRLFRWSEGKQSRLIESLILEMPLPPLFVIERAQGAYELIDGLQRLSSYIHFRGLLRDEGGEPLEGLALSECDIVPELNGLTYETLPRALAIKLKRAFVRVEVIRKESDPRLRYYMFKRLNTGGELASEQEIRNCTIRLLDPAFNEFVATLSRNEDFKTCIAYLSEEKRKEKYDQELVLRFFAFKNDMPTYVHNIGDFLTEYMEKVSSKSVPFEYQNEQDQFERTFRILRMTLGENAFTGVVAGERRPAQFLSLHYEAFALSLIPHLGIIDSDDAGQIARIRERFEGVKRDGEFREMTTGGGKNFRRMLERRIEFVTREVSAAVE from the coding sequence ATGAGCATCAACCAAGAAGCTGCAGGAATCGATGTTATCTCTGCCGTGGACCAACGGATTGAAGTAGTCCGAACCCAAAGCCTTGATCTATCATTCAACGAATTATTGGACATGTACGCCAATGATGAACTGATTATCTCGCCGGACTATCAGCGACTATTTCGGTGGTCAGAAGGAAAGCAGTCCCGTCTGATCGAATCGTTGATTCTGGAAATGCCGCTCCCGCCACTGTTCGTCATCGAGCGTGCCCAAGGAGCTTATGAACTGATCGATGGGCTTCAACGGCTGTCCTCTTACATTCATTTCCGCGGTTTGCTGCGGGACGAGGGCGGAGAGCCGTTGGAGGGCCTCGCTCTCTCGGAATGCGACATCGTTCCCGAATTAAACGGGCTCACGTACGAGACATTGCCCCGCGCCCTTGCTATCAAACTCAAACGTGCATTCGTTCGTGTTGAGGTAATCCGTAAAGAGAGCGATCCGCGCCTGCGATACTACATGTTCAAGCGCTTGAACACTGGGGGCGAACTCGCGTCGGAGCAGGAGATTCGGAATTGTACCATCCGGCTGCTGGATCCAGCCTTCAACGAATTCGTTGCTACGCTGAGCCGTAATGAGGATTTTAAGACATGCATCGCCTATCTGTCGGAGGAGAAGCGGAAAGAGAAGTACGATCAGGAACTGGTGCTTCGGTTTTTTGCTTTCAAGAATGACATGCCCACGTACGTGCATAACATAGGCGACTTTCTTACGGAGTATATGGAGAAGGTCTCCAGCAAAAGCGTTCCCTTCGAGTACCAGAATGAGCAAGATCAGTTTGAACGGACGTTCCGAATCCTTCGGATGACCTTGGGTGAGAATGCATTCACTGGCGTTGTCGCCGGAGAACGTCGGCCAGCCCAGTTCCTGTCCCTCCACTATGAGGCATTCGCCCTGAGCTTGATTCCGCATCTTGGAATTATCGATTCTGATGATGCGGGGCAGATTGCGCGTATTCGCGAGCGGTTCGAGGGTGTCAAGCGCGATGGAGAGTTTAGAGAAATGACCACCGGTGGAGGAAAGAATTTCCGCCGGATGCTGGAACGACGGATCGAGTTCGTGACGCGCGAAGTATCTGCGGCGGTAGAATGA
- a CDS encoding HEAT repeat domain-containing protein — translation MSLPSAAHLAFWNDPDELLQALYRLGREPVPELREALRQLLDHADPDIREEAIRVLATRWKDESARLRAFDMLRNDPTPMVRSAAAFAIGGTSTSASRNRDTRLLLSVLRDVAQPMDVRRAAYDALIIAHRKGAGEKSWPFPSHRSEFDPVRSVDWEWLRSLEEAG, via the coding sequence ATGAGCTTACCATCCGCGGCGCATCTCGCCTTCTGGAACGATCCCGACGAGCTGTTGCAGGCGCTGTATCGGTTGGGCCGCGAGCCCGTGCCGGAGTTGCGCGAAGCCCTACGCCAACTGCTGGACCACGCCGATCCCGATATCCGCGAAGAGGCAATCCGGGTGCTCGCCACACGCTGGAAGGACGAATCTGCACGGCTGCGGGCTTTCGACATGCTGCGCAACGATCCCACTCCTATGGTGCGGAGCGCTGCGGCATTCGCCATCGGCGGAACGTCGACCAGCGCATCGCGCAATCGCGATACGCGGTTGCTGCTATCAGTACTCCGCGACGTAGCGCAACCGATGGACGTCAGGCGTGCAGCATACGACGCGCTCATCATCGCGCACCGCAAAGGTGCCGGGGAAAAAAGTTGGCCGTTTCCAAGCCATAGATCTGAGTTCGACCCTGTTCGCAGCGTCGATTGGGAGTGGCTGAGGTCGCTGGAGGAGGCCGGCTGA
- a CDS encoding MAE_28990/MAE_18760 family HEPN-like nuclease — protein MNSADFRAQLEGDLAWRLDELRLLRNQLSNIPVESDRLRYRKAIILVLYSHFEGFCKTAFGTYANAVNEQKIRCEDASPFLVAASLDRVFKALSDPNKKADIFRRAAPDDAPLHRFARQVEFIEGIADVNSTTVSLNVDEVIDMESNLKPIVLRKILFRLGLAHDQFAADEGAISRLLGTRNNIAHGAERGGIDQDELDALEALTLRVQTRIMIGLTDALSHRKYLKAAA, from the coding sequence ATGAATTCTGCTGACTTTCGTGCTCAGTTGGAAGGAGACCTCGCTTGGCGCTTGGATGAGCTACGGCTCCTTCGAAATCAACTGAGCAATATTCCAGTGGAGTCGGACAGACTCCGCTATCGTAAGGCTATTATTCTCGTGTTGTACTCGCACTTCGAGGGCTTCTGCAAAACCGCATTTGGGACGTATGCTAACGCTGTCAACGAGCAGAAGATCCGATGTGAGGATGCGAGCCCGTTCCTAGTCGCTGCCTCTCTCGATAGGGTTTTCAAGGCACTGTCCGATCCAAATAAGAAGGCAGATATTTTCCGACGGGCGGCGCCAGATGACGCACCCCTGCACCGCTTTGCCCGACAGGTGGAGTTTATTGAGGGGATCGCGGACGTCAACAGCACCACCGTCTCCTTGAATGTAGACGAGGTGATAGATATGGAATCCAACCTGAAACCCATCGTTCTTAGAAAGATTTTATTTCGCCTTGGCCTTGCCCACGATCAGTTCGCGGCGGACGAGGGAGCAATAAGCCGGCTGCTGGGGACACGTAACAACATCGCGCACGGAGCTGAACGCGGTGGGATCGATCAGGATGAGCTCGATGCCCTAGAGGCACTCACGTTGCGTGTCCAAACGAGGATAATGATAGGGCTGACAGACGCACTCTCCCATCGTAAATACCTCAAGGCTGCCGCATGA